One region of Trichoderma breve strain T069 chromosome 7 map unlocalized scaffold00007, whole genome shotgun sequence genomic DNA includes:
- a CDS encoding exocyst complex subunit sec15-like domain-containing protein: protein MPRRHGALDDYTSAVPQIILSTSDSDYLDHLIPVLKDATNSRRTPALLQSLSRYSEDREADIERIGLTKHEEFLDSVHRLQEVREGTVTLTTEILKLNQSIQASTEKLADQKGALVNTKAVRQNIADAADALRESLTVLHAVNHSHELVRRKKYYSALKSLEDLQNEHLVPILQNRYATQHRLADAIQKSLPASRRAISEAVMSDLNTWLFRIRETSQFLGEVAFYHTEMRRNRQRARIENEKFLENFKLNSSIELISDENEEFDVLDNEELQVDFTPLFEALHIHDALGHSDRFRSEYASTRRQQKDLLVPTSIDLLAEDGSSLSSLLEGIAGFAIIEKATMQRVPYLRSVVDVEELWDSMCTAAIALTTKALTNIDNAEVLLKIKSVIALFIQTMEGWGYSVSTLDNFLLQLFDKYAQLLKRRFSEDFQEIVSTDDYMPMAINSLSDYEKVINVSWFTPDRPTEELTFPCVLPFSQMYPLCCIDIRNFLNQFYFFLDDHFQHSDIIDETLRKSLDELLSEKILINLEHFEIACRELEQLLIRARSSTSAGGPLRLNATEEFRNNKKTAEKRIFELVNSKIDDLVDTAEYDWLASGVPTEPSNYMQTLTRYLSNIMNSTLLGLPREIKELIYFDALSHAAEKILLSKALPLSPEVRHINGHGVFALAQDVNYLTEFVGSLENGQMLRENLDELQQTVNLMQSDNHEEFYDISIRNKKYGRVDVLNGPILLEKLTPTAQPSGRAAPLSNLSRFAIMK from the exons ATCATCTTGTCGACCTCTGATTCCGATTATCTAGATCACCTCATACCGGTGCTTAAAGATGCAACCAACTCACGGCGGACGCCAGCCCTTCTGCAGTCCTTGTCTCGTTATTCCGAGGACCGCGAAGCAGACATTGAACGAATCGGACTGACCAAACACGAAGAGTTTCTCGATTCGGTCCACAGACTACAAGAAGTCCGCGAAGGGACTGTTACCCTCACCACTGAGATTCTCAAACTCAACCAATCAATTCAAGCAAGTACCGAGAAGCTTGCTGATCAAAAGGGTGCCCTTGTCAACACAAAGGCTGTGCGCCAGAATATTGCTGACGCGGCGGATGCCCTTCGAGAATCCCTTACGGTGCTCCATGCCGTGAACCACTCCCACGAGCTCGTACGCCGCAAGAAATACTATTCCGCCTTAAAATCGCTGGAAGATTTGCAGAATGAACATCTTGTTCCGATCCTCCAGAATCGCTATGCCACCCAGCATCGCCTAGCGGATGCAATTCAGAAGTCTCTTCCTGCTTCCCGAAGGGCAATTTCCGAAGCGGTCATGTCGGACTTGAACACCTGGCTCTTTCGGATTCGTGAGACCTCACAATTTCTGGGCGAAGTTGCGTTCTATCATACAGAAATGCGAAGAAACAGGCAAAGGGCGCGAATCGAAAACGAAAAATTCTTGGAGAATTTCAAGTTGAATTCGTCTATTGAGTTGATTTCAGATGAGAATGAGGAATTTGATGTTCTCGACAACGAAGAGCTCCAGGTTGATTTTACACCCCTGTTTGAAGCTCTGCATATTCATGATGCCCTTGGACATAGCGACCGATTCCGCTCGGAATACGCTTCTACCCGACGCCAGCAGAAGGACCTTTTAGTGCCAACCTCAATTGATTTACTGGCCGAGGATGGGTCTTCTCTTAGCAGTCTTCTCGAAGGAATTGCAGGATTTGCAATTATAGAAAAGGCAACGATGCAACGGGTCCCGTATCTACGATCCGTGGTTGAT GTAGAAGAGTTGTGGGACTCCATGTGTACCGCCGCCATAGCCCTCACCACGAAGGCTCTAACAAACATTGATAATGCTGAAGTCTTACTTAAAATTAAAAGCGTCATTGCATTGTTCATTCAGACCATGGAA GGCTGGGGATATTCTGTATCCACTCTGGATAACTTTCTCCTGCAGCTCTTCGACAAATATGCCCAGCTACTGAAGCGCCGATTCAGCGAAGACTTTCAAGAG ATCGTTTCGACGGATGATTATATGCCGATGGCTATCAACTCACTCAGCGACTATGAAAAAGTGATAAACGTCAGCTGGTTCACGCCAGATCGACCTACAGAGGAGCTTAC GTTTCCATGCGTTTTACCATTTTCTCAGATGTACCCACTCTGCTGTATCGATATTCGAAACTTTCTGAATCAATTCTATTTCTTTCTCGATGATCACTTTCAGCACTCAGATATCATCGATGAGACGCTTCGAAAG TCTCTGGACGAGCTCCTCAGCGAGAAG ATCCTTATAAACTTGGAGCACTTTGAAATAGCCTGTCGAGAGCTAGAACAGCTATTGATACGAGCAAGGTCGTCTACTTCAGCGGGTGGTCCTTTGCGATTAAACGCCACGGAAGAGTTtcgcaacaacaagaagactgcTGAGAAGAGAATATTTGAACTGGTCAACTCCAAAATTGATGACCTCGTTGACACGGCAGAATACGACTG GCTGGCGAGCGGTGTGCCGACAGAGCCAAGCAATTACATGCAAACGCTCACTCGGTATCTATCCAATATTATGAACTCGACGCTTCTGGGGTTGCCAAGAGAAATCAAGGAGTTGATTTATTTTGATGCTCTCAGCCATGCAGCTGAAAAAATCCTG CTTTCAAAGGCCCTCCCTCTTTCACCAGAGGTTCGACACATCAACGGGCATGGTGTCTTTGCCCTGGCACAGGATGTCAACTATCTTACAGAGTTTGTCGGAAGTCTTGAAAACGGGCAGATGCTACGCGAAAATCTTGACGAACTTCAGCAGACTGTAAATCTGATGCAATCTGACAATCATGAAGAATTTTATGATATTTCAATCCGCAACAAGAAATATGGCCGAGTTGACGTGCTCAATGGGCCGATCCTACTTGAGAA GCTTACTCCTACCGCACAGCCTTCAGGGAGAGCTGCGCCACTTTCCAACTTATCTCGCTTTGCCATCATGAAATGA